The Sporocytophaga myxococcoides genome includes a window with the following:
- a CDS encoding ATP-binding protein, whose product MDAKKFKSSIRTKILLGFGSAVIVALIAGIIIFQSFKDLTYSLNFLSKPDTKLVKLNDILADLSGIENNIRAYSVTKDSTYLDHYDNYCKEVESDLDSLKKLSQALSLEEADLNNMTFLWEEKKKHHQKLIKLFDKKTEANIPANLLRKLYANPDSPQFIVTKKIVTTKIIQQPAFADESEKDSEIKENEAGKRSLLSSVKKIFRRKVKEDSVPVITQTPTVFRETNTIIDTIKNEKEPALQKQETVVQIISHLKNEDLKSQQLLAQNESEIIENDNLLIQKIRDIIINLKTKEQKRTDANITKAKGVVKESLIKIFSLGIIGIASILIFSLMIMGDVKRSNFHKNQLMDAKTQAEDLARTKELFLATMSHEIRTPLNSILGFTEQLSQTNLLNRQKYFLQAINNSTSHLLLLVNDILDISRIESGKIEFEKTVFNLKEIIENVYDSFFLKAAEKELLFSFIDGEINYPFIKGDPLRLKQIIYNLVSNALKFTEEGKVQLQCSALALDDNKCRVSIVVTDTGIGISPDKIDSIFESFNQGDSSITRKFGGSGLGLAICKKLVEMQGGQISVKSVPGSGSEFNFFIDYEISAEEFIQVTKPKFTDFGSFKDLKVLIAEDDEFNLLLFHTIISKWNMKAKLVSNGEEAYAAALLEPFDIIITDVHMPGMSGFDLVKKLKSHKDLKKIPVIATTANVVKDALQKAQSSFDAVVLKPFKEDELAEAIHQFIPHHEKSALSEEEGLICNQGNILEDFIKFSDGDIRALSVMIDTFIQSASTQIENLEGYSKDKDWEKIKFAAHKMIPGFGHLKNQELTDLLKELENYLELKEKPDEGLVEEMVNKINFKGKKQIDNLLKEKTKLNRT is encoded by the coding sequence ATGGATGCAAAAAAATTTAAATCATCCATTCGTACAAAAATCCTTTTAGGTTTTGGTTCGGCAGTTATAGTAGCATTAATTGCCGGAATCATTATATTTCAGTCTTTTAAAGATCTTACATACTCTTTAAATTTCTTATCAAAGCCTGATACCAAACTCGTTAAGCTAAATGACATTTTAGCCGATCTTTCCGGAATTGAGAACAATATCAGAGCATACTCTGTGACGAAAGACAGTACGTATCTGGATCATTATGACAACTATTGTAAAGAAGTTGAAAGTGATCTGGATTCTCTAAAAAAACTTAGTCAGGCCCTTAGTTTAGAAGAAGCGGATCTTAACAACATGACATTTTTGTGGGAAGAGAAAAAAAAGCACCACCAGAAATTAATAAAGCTTTTTGATAAAAAAACAGAAGCCAATATTCCGGCAAACCTTCTTCGAAAATTATATGCAAATCCTGACAGTCCGCAGTTTATAGTTACCAAGAAAATTGTTACAACTAAAATTATTCAACAACCTGCATTTGCTGATGAATCAGAAAAGGATTCTGAAATAAAGGAAAATGAAGCTGGTAAGAGATCTTTACTGAGTTCTGTAAAAAAGATATTTCGAAGAAAAGTAAAAGAAGATTCAGTACCTGTAATTACACAAACCCCAACTGTGTTTAGAGAAACCAATACTATAATAGATACTATAAAAAATGAAAAGGAGCCTGCGCTTCAAAAACAGGAAACGGTAGTACAAATAATTTCCCATCTCAAAAATGAAGACTTAAAATCCCAGCAACTACTTGCTCAGAATGAATCCGAAATAATTGAAAACGACAACCTACTAATCCAAAAAATTCGGGATATCATAATAAATCTTAAAACCAAAGAGCAGAAAAGGACTGATGCAAATATTACCAAAGCAAAAGGAGTAGTAAAGGAATCACTGATTAAGATTTTTTCACTGGGCATCATAGGAATTGCGTCCATATTGATATTCAGCTTAATGATAATGGGAGATGTTAAGAGAAGTAACTTTCACAAAAACCAACTTATGGATGCGAAAACCCAGGCAGAGGATCTTGCCCGTACCAAGGAGCTGTTCCTTGCCACTATGAGCCATGAAATCAGGACACCTCTGAACTCTATCCTTGGTTTTACCGAACAGCTTTCACAGACTAATCTTCTTAACAGACAAAAATATTTTCTTCAGGCAATTAATAACTCGACCTCACACCTCTTGTTGCTGGTGAATGATATACTTGATATTTCAAGAATAGAATCCGGAAAAATCGAGTTTGAAAAAACTGTTTTTAATCTAAAAGAAATTATTGAAAACGTTTATGATTCTTTCTTCTTAAAAGCTGCAGAGAAGGAGCTTTTATTTTCCTTTATCGACGGAGAAATTAACTATCCATTCATCAAAGGTGATCCGTTAAGGTTAAAACAGATAATTTATAACCTTGTTAGTAATGCACTTAAATTTACAGAAGAGGGCAAGGTTCAGCTACAATGCTCGGCTTTAGCCCTGGATGATAATAAGTGCAGAGTAAGCATAGTTGTAACTGATACTGGTATCGGAATTTCTCCTGACAAAATAGATTCCATCTTTGAATCATTTAACCAGGGGGACTCGAGCATTACAAGGAAGTTTGGCGGTTCGGGCTTAGGGCTTGCTATTTGTAAAAAACTAGTTGAAATGCAAGGAGGACAAATATCAGTTAAAAGTGTACCCGGCTCAGGATCCGAATTTAACTTTTTTATTGATTATGAAATTTCTGCAGAGGAGTTTATTCAGGTTACAAAACCTAAATTTACAGATTTTGGCAGCTTTAAGGATCTGAAAGTATTAATAGCCGAAGATGATGAGTTTAACCTATTGCTCTTTCATACCATTATCTCCAAATGGAATATGAAGGCAAAACTTGTTTCTAATGGAGAAGAAGCTTACGCTGCAGCGCTGCTGGAGCCATTTGACATCATCATTACAGATGTGCATATGCCTGGCATGAGCGGTTTTGATCTTGTAAAAAAACTAAAGAGCCATAAAGATCTCAAAAAAATTCCTGTGATTGCCACTACTGCTAATGTGGTAAAAGATGCCCTTCAAAAAGCCCAAAGCAGTTTTGATGCAGTTGTTCTTAAACCATTCAAAGAGGATGAGCTGGCAGAGGCAATTCATCAGTTTATTCCTCATCATGAAAAGAGTGCCTTATCCGAAGAAGAGGGATTGATTTGCAATCAGGGAAATATCCTGGAAGATTTTATTAAGTTTTCTGATGGAGATATAAGGGCTCTTTCTGTTATGATAGATACGTTTATTCAATCAGCTTCAACACAGATTGAAAACCTTGAAGGATATTCAAAAGATAAAGATTGGGAAAAAATAAAATTTGCTGCCCATAAAATGATTCCCGGCTTTGGCCACCTGAAAAATCAGGAACTCACAGACCTTTTGAAAGAACTTGAAAACTACCTTGAATTAAAGGAGAAGCCTGATGAAGGTTTAGTAGAGGAAATGGTGAATAAAATCAATTTTAAAGGAAAAAAACAGATAGATAATTTACTTAAAGAAAAGACTAAACTAAATCGAACCTAA
- the def gene encoding peptide deformylase: MIYPIVAYGDPVLKKRAVDFEKGTDLKQLVADMFETMYNANGVGLAGPQIGLNQRIFVVDGSPMEEGLDDFKKAFVNPEIIEETGEDWPYDEGCLSIPGVRSEVFRPYQLTIRYFDENWVEREETYEGIRARIIQHEYDHIEGVLFVDHLSSIKKRLMKNKLTNISKGIVDVSYKMKFPVKK, encoded by the coding sequence ATGATATACCCTATAGTAGCATACGGTGACCCGGTATTAAAGAAGCGGGCTGTTGATTTTGAAAAAGGAACTGATTTAAAACAATTAGTTGCTGATATGTTTGAGACTATGTACAACGCAAATGGAGTTGGATTGGCTGGACCGCAAATTGGGCTAAATCAAAGAATATTTGTAGTTGACGGAAGTCCGATGGAAGAAGGGTTGGACGATTTCAAAAAAGCTTTTGTAAATCCTGAAATTATAGAAGAAACTGGTGAAGATTGGCCTTACGACGAGGGGTGTCTGAGTATCCCTGGAGTCAGATCAGAGGTTTTTAGACCATATCAGCTGACTATTCGTTATTTTGATGAAAACTGGGTGGAGCGTGAGGAAACTTATGAAGGAATCAGGGCAAGAATAATTCAGCACGAATATGATCACATAGAAGGAGTCTTATTCGTTGACCATCTGTCTTCTATCAAAAAGAGACTCATGAAAAATAAACTTACCAATATCAGTAAGGGCATCGTGGATGTCTCCTATAAAATGAAGTTCCCAGTTAAAAAGTAA
- the pruA gene encoding L-glutamate gamma-semialdehyde dehydrogenase, with protein sequence METFDLENYIAVNESVYDYEPGSPERARLIEAIKDARTKVLDIPMIIGGKAFKTDTKKKISPPHDHQHVLGYFYEGSSDHVNKAIKSAMKAKESWAIKSPEERALIFLKAADLISGPYRAKLNAATMLGQSKNVYQAEIDSACEMIDFLRFNVTFMQDIYKVQPFSPEGVKNHIEYRPLEGFVFALTPFNFTAIAGNLPAAPALMGNTVVWKPAHTQIYSANVLMEIFREAGLPDGVINMIFVDGPVAGEVIFSHPDFGGIHFTGSTGVFQTIWKTIGQNIGKYKSYPRIVGETGGKDFVIAHPSCNVKALATALVRGAFEYQGQKCSAASRAYIPAEMWPKVKELMAKDLAEIKTGPVEDFTNLINAVIDEKAFDKITSYITKAKKSDEAEIVFGGTFDKSKGYYIHPTVILAKNPKYVTMCEEIFGPVLTIYLYEGSKYEEILETANTTSPYALTGAVFAEDKNAINLAKKVLYNAAGNFYINDKPTGAVVNQQPFGGARASGTNDKAGSMLNLVRWVSPRVIKENFNPPMDYRYPFMDKD encoded by the coding sequence ATGGAAACCTTTGACCTTGAAAATTATATTGCTGTAAATGAAAGTGTTTATGACTATGAACCCGGCTCTCCTGAACGAGCGCGATTGATAGAAGCAATTAAGGACGCAAGAACTAAAGTATTGGACATTCCAATGATTATCGGAGGGAAAGCTTTTAAAACCGATACTAAAAAGAAGATTTCTCCTCCTCATGACCATCAACATGTACTTGGCTATTTTTACGAGGGTTCAAGCGACCATGTCAATAAGGCTATAAAATCAGCCATGAAAGCAAAGGAAAGCTGGGCGATTAAATCTCCTGAGGAGAGAGCCCTGATATTCCTGAAAGCAGCCGATTTAATCTCTGGTCCATACAGGGCTAAATTAAATGCTGCAACAATGCTCGGGCAATCCAAAAACGTATATCAGGCTGAGATTGATTCCGCCTGCGAAATGATTGACTTCCTGAGGTTCAATGTTACATTCATGCAGGATATCTATAAGGTACAGCCTTTTTCTCCTGAGGGCGTAAAAAACCATATTGAATACAGACCATTGGAAGGATTTGTATTTGCACTTACTCCATTCAATTTTACGGCAATAGCAGGAAATCTTCCGGCAGCACCCGCCCTAATGGGAAACACTGTAGTCTGGAAACCTGCTCATACTCAGATTTACTCTGCAAACGTCCTGATGGAAATCTTCAGGGAAGCAGGTCTTCCTGATGGAGTGATAAACATGATCTTTGTGGATGGTCCGGTAGCAGGAGAAGTTATATTTTCTCACCCTGATTTTGGAGGCATTCATTTTACCGGCAGTACTGGTGTATTTCAGACTATCTGGAAAACAATAGGACAAAATATCGGAAAATATAAATCTTACCCGAGAATAGTCGGTGAAACGGGAGGAAAAGATTTTGTAATTGCTCATCCCTCCTGTAATGTAAAAGCACTCGCTACTGCGCTTGTAAGAGGGGCTTTTGAATATCAGGGACAAAAATGTTCTGCAGCATCCAGGGCTTACATTCCGGCAGAAATGTGGCCGAAGGTTAAAGAACTTATGGCAAAAGATCTGGCAGAAATCAAAACTGGACCTGTTGAGGATTTCACCAATCTTATCAATGCAGTAATTGATGAAAAGGCTTTTGACAAAATAACTTCCTATATAACAAAAGCCAAGAAAAGTGATGAAGCAGAGATTGTCTTTGGAGGAACCTTTGACAAGTCGAAAGGATATTATATACATCCAACGGTAATCCTCGCTAAAAATCCAAAATATGTAACCATGTGTGAAGAAATTTTCGGACCTGTGCTTACTATTTATCTTTATGAAGGCAGCAAGTACGAAGAGATACTTGAAACTGCCAATACAACATCTCCATATGCACTAACAGGGGCAGTCTTTGCTGAAGACAAGAATGCGATTAATCTTGCGAAGAAGGTACTATATAATGCTGCTGGTAATTTTTATATCAATGACAAACCTACAGGGGCAGTAGTAAATCAACAACCTTTTGGAGGCGCAAGGGCTTCAGGAACCAATGACAAAGCAGGTTCTATGCTTAATCTTGTAAGATGGGTTTCTCCGAGAGTGATTAAGGAAAATTTTAATCCACCGATGGATTATAGGTATCCGTTTATGGATAAGGACTAG
- a CDS encoding sigma-54-dependent transcriptional regulator, translated as MKHILVIDDDPVFRLMLETFLTKNNFLVTSVGTSSDALRTIKKTLFSLCLVDLRLPDINGLELLKEIKNLTPDLPLILMTSFVDVRTAVKAIKSGAYEYITKPVNTDELIIAIQSALKSDNKVSKETPSTEDTSFYHYGRSKSSLETLKAIELVAPTNLSVLINGESGTGKEFAARLIHARSKRNNKPFVAIDCGVLSAELGPSELFGHVKGAFTGAGFDKAGHFELADGGSIFLDEIGNLPMEVQVMLLRVIQERQIRRVGAGKSQEIDVRIIAATNDNLKDSVAKGLFREDLYHRLNEFSVSVPSLRERKEDIEGFILKFMKDANKELGKSIEGFSEEAMDIMVKYSWPGNLRELKNVVKKTVLMTDSTGQSVVSPEIIPYELRVSPGISSENTFGGYDLKAASLKQEREYILSVLEKVKYNKSSAARILNIDRKTLYNKLKLFNIEI; from the coding sequence TTGAAACACATACTGGTTATAGATGACGATCCTGTGTTCCGCCTGATGCTGGAAACATTTCTTACCAAGAATAATTTCTTAGTTACTTCTGTGGGGACTTCTTCTGACGCCCTTAGGACAATAAAAAAAACACTTTTTTCTCTTTGTCTTGTAGATCTCCGATTGCCCGATATCAATGGGCTTGAGCTTCTTAAGGAGATAAAAAATCTGACGCCGGACCTGCCTTTAATATTAATGACAAGTTTTGTTGATGTCAGGACCGCTGTAAAAGCAATAAAGTCTGGCGCTTATGAATATATTACAAAACCTGTTAATACAGATGAACTGATTATCGCCATTCAGTCAGCTTTAAAATCAGATAATAAAGTTTCAAAAGAAACGCCTTCTACTGAAGATACTTCATTTTACCATTATGGGAGAAGTAAATCTTCTCTTGAAACATTGAAAGCAATAGAGCTTGTTGCTCCAACAAATCTTTCCGTGCTCATTAATGGGGAAAGTGGCACTGGTAAGGAATTTGCCGCGCGACTAATTCATGCAAGAAGTAAGCGAAATAACAAACCTTTCGTAGCAATTGATTGCGGAGTTTTGTCAGCAGAGCTTGGTCCAAGTGAATTGTTTGGTCATGTTAAAGGGGCATTCACAGGTGCAGGCTTTGACAAAGCGGGTCATTTCGAATTAGCAGATGGCGGATCTATCTTCCTTGATGAAATCGGTAATTTACCAATGGAGGTTCAGGTGATGTTGTTGCGTGTCATTCAGGAAAGACAAATAAGAAGGGTTGGAGCAGGAAAGAGCCAGGAAATAGATGTGCGGATTATAGCTGCAACCAACGACAATCTTAAAGATTCAGTAGCGAAGGGCTTATTCCGTGAAGACCTGTATCATAGATTAAATGAATTTTCCGTTTCAGTTCCTTCTCTTAGAGAACGTAAGGAAGACATAGAAGGCTTCATCCTTAAATTTATGAAAGATGCCAATAAAGAATTGGGTAAATCTATAGAGGGGTTTTCTGAAGAAGCAATGGATATAATGGTGAAATATTCTTGGCCTGGTAATTTAAGAGAGTTAAAAAATGTAGTAAAGAAAACTGTTTTAATGACGGATTCAACTGGCCAATCAGTTGTCTCTCCAGAAATTATTCCATATGAATTAAGGGTTTCACCAGGTATTTCCTCCGAAAATACCTTTGGAGGTTATGATCTGAAAGCTGCAAGTCTTAAACAGGAGAGGGAGTATATTCTGAGTGTTCTGGAGAAGGTAAAATATAATAAGTCCAGTGCTGCCAGGATATTAAATATAGACCGAAAGACCCTCTATAATAAACTTAAACTTTTTAATATTGAAATTTAG
- a CDS encoding UDP-N-acetylmuramoyl-tripeptide--D-alanyl-D-alanine ligase, translating to MEINQIYQKYKESSSVSTDTRKIEKDCMFFALKGPNFNGNTFAEEALKQGAKYAVIDEAQYRKDERFILVKDVLTSLQQLANYHRWQLAIPIIAITGSNGKTTTKELVNAVLAKKYRTYATRGNLNNHIGIPLTLLAMDETIELGIVEMGANHQKEIEGYCKIAEPDFGLITNIGKAHLEGFGGEEGVKKGKGELYDYLLKSGKKIFLNTNDEILKSISKFSDPITYPNPGNFYECSFIDASPFIRFKTEDGAVVNTQIIGSYNFPNIAGALCIGKYFKVPAEAANDAIASYNPENNRSQVIKKEDLTLILDAYNANPSSMKAAIENFAAMSTSNKKVMVLGDMFELGEQSEGEHRNLGKLIGSLKFDSVLLCGKMMKYASEELKSAKYFSEKAELEKFVEGNKLKDSTILIKGSRGMGLETLVRLI from the coding sequence ATGGAAATAAATCAAATTTATCAGAAATATAAAGAATCCTCTTCAGTTTCTACGGACACAAGAAAGATCGAAAAAGACTGCATGTTTTTTGCCCTGAAGGGCCCCAATTTTAATGGAAATACTTTTGCTGAAGAAGCTTTAAAACAAGGAGCTAAGTATGCAGTAATTGACGAAGCACAATACAGGAAAGATGAGAGATTTATCTTAGTAAAGGACGTACTGACTTCATTGCAGCAGCTTGCAAATTATCACAGATGGCAATTAGCCATACCAATTATCGCGATAACCGGTTCAAACGGAAAGACAACAACTAAGGAGCTTGTCAATGCGGTGCTTGCGAAAAAATACAGAACCTATGCAACACGTGGCAATCTGAACAATCACATTGGTATCCCTCTGACACTTCTTGCGATGGATGAAACCATAGAGCTGGGTATAGTGGAAATGGGAGCCAATCATCAGAAGGAAATTGAAGGGTATTGCAAGATAGCAGAGCCTGACTTTGGTCTGATCACCAATATAGGAAAGGCCCATTTGGAAGGTTTCGGAGGAGAGGAAGGTGTTAAAAAGGGAAAAGGAGAGTTGTATGATTATCTTCTTAAATCTGGTAAGAAAATCTTTCTGAATACCAATGATGAAATTCTGAAAAGTATTTCAAAATTTTCAGATCCAATTACTTATCCTAACCCTGGTAATTTTTATGAATGTTCTTTTATAGATGCCTCACCTTTTATCCGTTTTAAGACAGAAGACGGAGCAGTTGTAAATACACAGATCATAGGATCTTATAACTTCCCCAATATTGCAGGGGCGCTTTGTATAGGAAAGTATTTCAAGGTGCCTGCTGAAGCAGCCAATGATGCCATTGCCTCATACAATCCAGAAAACAACAGATCTCAGGTAATTAAGAAGGAAGATCTTACTCTTATTCTGGATGCCTACAATGCTAACCCGTCAAGTATGAAAGCAGCTATAGAAAACTTTGCTGCGATGTCTACTTCCAACAAGAAAGTTATGGTATTGGGCGATATGTTTGAACTGGGAGAACAAAGTGAAGGAGAGCATAGAAACCTCGGTAAGCTCATAGGATCACTTAAGTTCGATTCAGTGTTACTTTGCGGAAAGATGATGAAGTATGCTTCAGAAGAATTGAAGTCTGCAAAATATTTTTCTGAGAAAGCTGAGCTGGAAAAGTTTGTAGAAGGGAATAAACTAAAGGATTCTACTATACTTATAAAAGGCTCAAGAGGTATGGGCCTTGAAACATTGGTCAGGCTTATTTAG
- a CDS encoding porin family protein: MKQSIVFLLFAFFFNSTICKSQDDRKGLYVGVLGSIDYAGLHVNGGDEGFRTAWNDLSKPRVGYTTGVIVLDRISNLFALEYGLLYSKKGFRTEMEVWTIEPDPLFPNGGKLKTTYDFHYLEVPVKANFYLLQKKLQLYISAGASANILMESGNSVKLQTKDIYTNTSDDYKPLGVNLLASVGLEIPMLSKTTIRVEPIFRRSLSKVNKSGDVKWYVYNPGLNLGVFYKL; the protein is encoded by the coding sequence ATGAAACAATCAATTGTATTTTTATTATTTGCATTCTTTTTTAATTCAACAATTTGCAAGAGTCAGGATGACCGCAAAGGTCTTTATGTAGGTGTACTTGGCTCAATCGATTATGCTGGTCTTCATGTAAACGGAGGTGATGAAGGCTTCAGAACAGCATGGAATGATTTAAGCAAGCCAAGGGTTGGTTATACAACCGGAGTCATTGTACTTGACAGAATCAGCAATTTGTTCGCCCTTGAATACGGATTACTTTATTCAAAGAAAGGCTTTAGGACAGAAATGGAAGTTTGGACAATAGAACCGGATCCTTTATTTCCAAATGGAGGAAAACTTAAAACAACATACGATTTTCATTATCTTGAGGTCCCCGTCAAAGCAAACTTTTATCTCTTACAGAAAAAACTTCAACTATATATTTCAGCAGGAGCTTCAGCAAATATTCTGATGGAAAGCGGAAATTCTGTCAAGCTTCAAACAAAAGATATATACACAAATACATCTGATGATTACAAACCTCTTGGAGTTAACTTGCTAGCTTCTGTTGGCCTAGAAATACCAATGTTGTCAAAAACCACGATTCGTGTAGAGCCTATTTTCAGAAGAAGCCTTTCAAAAGTAAATAAATCAGGAGATGTCAAGTGGTATGTATATAACCCTGGTTTAAATCTCGGAGTCTTTTATAAACTTTAA
- a CDS encoding RrF2 family transcriptional regulator translates to MLSKKTRYAIKALTKLAKEFQKGPILISDISKTERIPQKFLEAILLELKNAGILNSKKGKGGGYYLIKKPEEVDLANIIRLFDGAIALLPCVSIKYYERCDECVDEALCGFRDIIREVRDNTLKILKESTLQDIIQREDSLKA, encoded by the coding sequence ATGCTATCCAAAAAAACAAGGTACGCTATCAAGGCCCTCACCAAACTGGCCAAAGAGTTCCAGAAAGGACCGATTCTCATCAGTGACATTTCCAAAACTGAACGTATTCCTCAGAAATTCCTAGAGGCTATACTTCTGGAGCTCAAAAATGCGGGCATTTTAAATAGCAAAAAAGGAAAAGGAGGCGGGTATTATTTAATAAAAAAACCTGAAGAAGTAGATCTTGCTAATATTATTCGGCTGTTTGACGGAGCCATTGCCCTTCTGCCATGTGTAAGTATTAAATATTATGAGAGGTGTGATGAGTGTGTGGATGAAGCTTTATGTGGATTCAGAGATATCATCAGGGAAGTAAGGGATAATACTCTAAAAATTTTAAAAGAAAGTACCTTACAAGACATTATCCAAAGAGAAGATAGCTTAAAAGCTTAA
- a CDS encoding methionine aminotransferase has product MITKSPESKLPDIGTTIFTIMSQMSRDYNAINLAQGFPDFKCSDDLVDLVAFYMKKGFNQYAPMTGIQSLREKIAVKSKELYEAHVDPDKEVTLTCGATEACYTAITSIVKPGDEVIIFEPAFDCYIPAILLSGGKPVFVELQYPDYKIDWELVRKKISEKTSLIIINSPHNPTGSIISKQDIEALKELVRDTDITLLSDEVYEHIIFDKAEHHSFLKYPELKERSFVISSFGKTYHTTGWRMGYCIAPDYLSAEFRKVHQYNTFSVPTPMQYAISDFLEKKEEYLGLSDFYQRKRDLFLDLMSESRFKGIPSSGTYFQLMNFGNISNESDVDFAARLTRESGVACIPISVFYHTKKDDSIIRFCFAKENETLENAAKKLCRI; this is encoded by the coding sequence ATGATTACAAAAAGTCCGGAATCCAAACTGCCCGACATTGGTACAACAATCTTTACGATTATGTCTCAGATGTCAAGAGATTATAATGCCATTAATCTTGCTCAGGGTTTTCCGGATTTTAAATGTTCCGATGATCTGGTCGACCTGGTTGCCTTCTACATGAAAAAGGGCTTTAACCAGTATGCTCCAATGACCGGTATTCAATCTTTAAGAGAAAAAATAGCTGTTAAGTCAAAGGAGTTGTATGAAGCTCATGTAGATCCGGATAAGGAAGTTACCCTTACCTGTGGAGCCACGGAAGCTTGTTATACTGCTATTACATCAATCGTAAAACCAGGAGATGAAGTAATCATTTTCGAACCGGCCTTTGATTGTTATATCCCTGCAATCCTGCTTTCCGGCGGTAAGCCTGTATTTGTTGAATTGCAATATCCGGATTACAAAATAGACTGGGAACTTGTAAGAAAAAAGATATCAGAGAAAACCTCTCTGATTATAATAAACTCGCCTCACAATCCTACGGGATCAATAATATCTAAACAAGATATTGAAGCTTTAAAAGAACTCGTCAGAGACACTGATATCACTTTACTAAGCGATGAAGTATATGAGCATATCATATTTGATAAAGCTGAGCATCATAGCTTTCTGAAATATCCGGAATTAAAAGAAAGAAGTTTTGTAATCAGTTCCTTTGGTAAAACTTATCATACAACCGGATGGAGAATGGGATATTGTATTGCCCCGGATTATCTTTCTGCTGAGTTCAGAAAAGTGCACCAGTACAATACATTCAGTGTACCTACTCCTATGCAGTATGCCATTTCTGATTTTCTGGAGAAAAAAGAAGAATATCTGGGGTTGTCTGATTTTTATCAAAGAAAAAGAGATTTGTTTTTGGACCTCATGAGTGAATCCAGATTTAAAGGCATACCATCTTCAGGAACATATTTTCAATTGATGAATTTCGGGAATATATCTAATGAATCAGATGTAGACTTTGCAGCCAGACTGACAAGAGAATCCGGAGTTGCCTGTATACCGATTTCAGTTTTCTATCACACTAAAAAAGATGACAGCATTATAAGGTTTTGTTTTGCAAAAGAAAACGAAACCCTTGAAAACGCTGCTAAAAAGCTATGCAGGATCTGA
- a CDS encoding amidohydrolase, protein MQDLNITLVQTPLFWKNCGANLAMLEEKLWQIKDQSDLIILPEMFTTGFSMDAAELAEPMNLTAFKWMKQMAAQKKAVITGSVIIKEGEKFYNRLIWMEPNGKCDIYDKRHLFRMAGEDKVYTAGTGKIIKEIKGWKICPLVCYDLRFPVFSRNRENEYDLLIYVANWPAVRSVAWKTLLRARAIENISYVAGVNRIGTDGNNLPYSGDSAVIGPVGEYIEELHDREEVKTIVLSGEHLNAFRQKFPAHLDADSFEIEL, encoded by the coding sequence ATGCAGGATCTGAATATAACTCTTGTTCAAACACCACTTTTCTGGAAGAATTGCGGGGCTAATCTTGCCATGCTCGAGGAAAAGCTTTGGCAGATTAAAGACCAGTCCGATCTTATTATTCTTCCGGAAATGTTTACTACAGGTTTTTCCATGGATGCGGCTGAACTTGCAGAACCTATGAATCTGACTGCTTTTAAGTGGATGAAGCAGATGGCTGCACAGAAGAAAGCTGTGATTACGGGAAGTGTTATCATTAAGGAGGGTGAAAAATTTTATAATCGCCTGATTTGGATGGAGCCGAACGGCAAATGTGATATATATGACAAAAGGCATCTCTTCAGAATGGCCGGTGAAGACAAGGTTTATACGGCAGGGACCGGTAAAATCATAAAAGAAATAAAAGGCTGGAAAATTTGTCCTTTAGTCTGTTATGATCTTAGATTTCCAGTATTCAGCAGAAACAGGGAAAATGAATATGATCTTTTGATATATGTTGCAAACTGGCCTGCGGTTAGAAGTGTAGCGTGGAAGACACTTTTAAGGGCAAGGGCTATCGAAAATATATCATATGTTGCCGGAGTAAACAGAATTGGAACAGACGGAAATAATTTGCCATATTCTGGTGATAGTGCAGTAATTGGTCCGGTTGGTGAATATATTGAAGAGCTTCATGATCGGGAAGAGGTTAAAACAATAGTACTGAGTGGAGAGCATTTAAATGCATTCAGACAAAAATTTCCTGCTCATCTGGATGCCGATTCATTTGAGATTGAGCTTTGA